One window of Kosakonia cowanii JCM 10956 = DSM 18146 genomic DNA carries:
- the treZ gene encoding malto-oligosyltrehalose trehalohydrolase, with the protein MATKTFSKTWGAERLADGAVRFRLWATGQQSVTLRLDGQEKPMTRSEEGWFETTVSRVNAGAQYQFVLADGMAIPDPASRGQLAEVNGPSLVVDPESYQWQHADWQGRPWEEAVVYELHIGTFTPQGTFQAAIEKLPYLAELGVTMVEVMPVSQFGGTRGWGYDGVLLYAPHSAYGTPDDFKAFVDAAHGYGLSVVLDIVLNHFGPEGNYLPLLSPDFFHKERQTPWGAGIAYDVDAARAYISEAPLYWLHEYNLDGLRFDAIDQIEDTNEPHILVEIAKRIRQEITDRPIHLTTEDSRNIVSLHPRDESGTATLFTGEWNDDFHNAVHVFATGETHAYYEDFADSPEKWVARVLAEGFAYQGEVSQHAGEPRGVDSTQQPPVAFVDFIQNHDQVGNRAQGDRLISLAGADRTRVMLATLLLSPHIPLLFMGEEYGETNPFLFFTDFHGDLAKAVREGRTREFEGHAGHEGEDVPDPNDPETFTRSQLDWTRPHSVEGQRWLAFSRELLALRQQHIVPLLRGATRQQGEIIATAPGFIAVRWALPQGTLSMALNIGTASQPLPELPGETLFAWPEAGAELAQNAIIVRLSQGEAE; encoded by the coding sequence ATGGCGACCAAAACGTTTTCAAAAACATGGGGTGCAGAGCGACTGGCCGACGGCGCGGTTCGCTTCCGTTTATGGGCCACCGGTCAGCAGAGCGTAACGCTACGTCTTGACGGGCAAGAGAAGCCGATGACGCGCAGCGAAGAGGGATGGTTTGAAACCACCGTCTCCCGCGTGAACGCAGGCGCGCAGTATCAATTTGTCCTCGCCGACGGTATGGCGATCCCCGATCCCGCCTCGCGCGGCCAGCTGGCAGAGGTTAACGGCCCGTCGCTGGTTGTCGATCCTGAAAGCTATCAGTGGCAACACGCTGACTGGCAGGGCCGCCCGTGGGAAGAGGCGGTGGTTTACGAATTACATATCGGCACCTTTACGCCGCAGGGTACCTTTCAGGCGGCGATCGAAAAATTACCCTATCTCGCTGAGCTTGGCGTCACCATGGTTGAGGTGATGCCGGTCTCGCAATTTGGCGGCACCCGCGGCTGGGGCTATGACGGCGTACTGCTCTATGCGCCGCACTCTGCCTACGGCACGCCGGATGATTTCAAAGCTTTTGTTGACGCTGCCCACGGCTACGGCCTGTCGGTGGTGCTCGATATCGTGCTTAACCACTTTGGGCCGGAGGGCAATTACCTGCCGCTGTTGTCGCCCGATTTCTTCCACAAAGAGCGCCAGACGCCTTGGGGCGCGGGCATTGCTTATGATGTCGACGCCGCGCGCGCCTATATTAGCGAAGCGCCGCTCTACTGGCTGCATGAGTACAACCTCGACGGCCTGCGTTTCGACGCTATCGACCAGATTGAGGACACCAACGAGCCGCATATCCTGGTCGAGATCGCCAAACGCATTCGCCAGGAGATCACCGACCGACCGATCCATCTCACCACCGAAGACAGCCGCAATATCGTCTCGCTGCATCCGCGCGATGAATCCGGCACCGCCACGCTCTTTACCGGCGAGTGGAACGATGATTTCCACAACGCGGTACACGTCTTCGCCACCGGCGAGACGCATGCTTATTACGAAGATTTTGCCGACAGCCCGGAAAAATGGGTAGCGCGCGTGCTGGCTGAAGGCTTTGCCTATCAGGGCGAAGTGTCGCAGCACGCGGGCGAACCGCGCGGCGTCGACAGCACCCAGCAGCCGCCGGTGGCGTTTGTCGACTTTATCCAGAACCATGACCAGGTAGGCAACCGCGCGCAGGGCGACCGCCTCATCTCGCTGGCCGGAGCCGATCGCACCCGCGTAATGCTCGCGACGCTGCTACTGTCGCCGCATATTCCGCTGCTGTTTATGGGCGAAGAGTATGGCGAAACCAACCCGTTCCTCTTCTTTACCGATTTCCACGGCGACCTGGCAAAAGCGGTGCGCGAAGGGCGCACGCGCGAATTTGAAGGCCACGCCGGGCATGAAGGGGAAGATGTGCCCGATCCGAACGATCCGGAAACCTTTACCCGCTCGCAGCTCGACTGGACGCGTCCTCACAGCGTGGAAGGGCAGCGCTGGCTGGCGTTCAGCCGTGAACTGCTCGCACTGCGCCAGCAGCACATTGTGCCGCTGCTACGCGGCGCGACCCGCCAGCAGGGCGAGATTATCGCCACCGCGCCCGGTTTTATCGCCGTGCGCTGGGCGCTGCCGCAGGGCACGCTCTCCATGGCGCTGAATATCGGTACGGCCAGCCAGCCGTTACCGGAACTGCCGGGCGAAACGCTTTTTGCCTGGCCTGAGGCGGGTGCCGAACTGGCGCAGAATGCCATTATTGTTCGTTTATCGCAGGGAGAAGCCGAGTGA
- the bla gene encoding class A beta-lactamase has protein sequence MHLPAKSFLALLLLGASAANAATIDAATLTAIARLQEEKLHARIGIAVIDTASGKSVSYRGDERFPLNSTHKALLCGALLSKVDRGEFALSDTTQFSKETLVDYSPVTSKFVAPKSMSWQQVCSAAISYSDNTAANLAAQKLGGPQKVTAFFAGLGDNVTRLDRKEPELNSAVPGDLQDTTTPLAVSRTLEKLTLGDALKPESRAQLVQWMKDDKVADALLRASLPSGWKIGDKTGAGAHGSRSIISVVWPKKGQPIIVSVYITQTEATLAQSNDAIARIGKSIFEATR, from the coding sequence ATGCATCTGCCTGCTAAATCATTTCTCGCGCTGCTGCTGCTCGGCGCCTCTGCCGCCAATGCCGCGACCATCGATGCGGCAACCCTCACCGCCATTGCCCGTTTGCAGGAGGAGAAGCTGCACGCGCGCATCGGTATCGCGGTGATCGATACCGCATCGGGAAAGAGCGTCAGCTACCGCGGTGATGAACGTTTTCCGCTGAACAGCACCCATAAAGCGCTGCTCTGCGGCGCGCTGCTCAGCAAGGTCGACCGGGGCGAGTTCGCCCTCAGCGACACCACGCAGTTCAGCAAAGAGACACTGGTGGACTATTCGCCGGTAACCAGCAAATTTGTCGCGCCAAAAAGCATGAGCTGGCAGCAGGTGTGCAGCGCGGCGATTAGCTACAGCGATAATACCGCCGCTAATCTGGCAGCGCAGAAACTGGGCGGCCCGCAGAAGGTCACCGCCTTCTTTGCCGGTTTAGGTGACAACGTCACGCGACTGGATCGGAAAGAGCCGGAGCTGAACAGCGCCGTGCCCGGCGATCTGCAGGACACCACCACGCCGCTCGCCGTCAGCCGCACGCTGGAGAAACTAACGCTCGGCGACGCGCTCAAACCCGAAAGCCGCGCGCAGCTGGTGCAGTGGATGAAGGATGACAAGGTTGCCGATGCGCTGCTGCGCGCGTCGCTGCCGTCGGGCTGGAAAATCGGTGATAAGACCGGCGCCGGTGCCCACGGTTCGCGCTCAATCATCAGCGTGGTGTGGCCGAAAAAAGGGCAGCCAATAATTGTCTCTGTCTATATTACGCAAACAGAAGCGACGCTGGCGCAAAGTAACGATGCCATTGCGCGCATCGGTAAAAGCATATTTGAGGCAACGCGCTAA
- a CDS encoding metallophosphoesterase, which yields MRIAQLSDIHAAADNDNLARLRTAIAWLHAFPPDIVVVSGDLADDGWAEGYRDIAAQLSRLPCRTLLLAGNADDKAVMCATMPQLAGYSADEPLHFNETVEGISLIGVDVTVAGKSGGDITPHLPWLEQALREQAQPAMLFLHQHLFPSGIAPLDAAMCDGGEALAALINRLPHPPLAICCGHVHRAMASTFAGVAAYCCGSICPANPLLLDEKNVPPITDPVSLMLHDIGPQSRVSHFIGVETVEDR from the coding sequence ATGCGCATTGCTCAACTTAGCGATATTCACGCCGCAGCCGATAACGACAACCTCGCCCGGCTGCGTACCGCCATTGCGTGGCTGCACGCCTTCCCGCCCGATATCGTGGTGGTAAGTGGCGATCTGGCGGACGATGGCTGGGCTGAGGGGTATCGCGACATCGCCGCACAGCTCAGCCGTTTGCCCTGCCGCACCCTGCTGCTGGCGGGTAATGCCGATGATAAAGCGGTGATGTGCGCGACGATGCCGCAACTGGCGGGATATTCAGCCGATGAACCGCTGCATTTCAATGAAACGGTTGAGGGGATTTCGCTGATTGGCGTCGATGTGACGGTTGCCGGAAAGAGCGGCGGCGATATTACGCCCCATCTGCCGTGGCTGGAGCAGGCTTTGCGCGAGCAGGCGCAACCGGCAATGCTGTTTTTGCATCAGCACCTCTTCCCGAGCGGTATTGCGCCGCTGGATGCGGCAATGTGCGATGGTGGTGAGGCGCTGGCGGCGCTGATTAACCGCCTGCCGCACCCGCCACTGGCGATCTGCTGCGGGCATGTGCACCGCGCGATGGCATCGACTTTTGCCGGTGTGGCCGCCTACTGCTGCGGCTCAATCTGCCCGGCAAATCCGCTGCTGCTGGATGAGAAAAACGTGCCGCCGATTACCGATCCCGTCTCCCTGATGCTTCACGACATCGGCCCGCAGAGCCGGGTCAGCCATTTTATTGGCGTAGAAACGGTTGAGGATCGATGA
- a CDS encoding YncE family protein has protein sequence MSLAHFSPSRLHRALFLGSLLLAGSFSAHAAEEMLRKAVGKGAYEMAVSQQENAVWIATSQSRKTDKGGVIYRLDPANLDITQAIHSDVKPFGAAINQQTQTLWFGNTVNGSVTAVDAKTGDIKGRVVLDGRKRSDTVRPLSPRELVVDDTTNTLYVTGVGKESAIWVVDGAAMTLKSTIANTGTYNTGLALDAAAKRLYSTNGDGELLTIDTATNKIIDRKKLQDDGKEHFYLNLSLDTAGHRAFITDSKAAEVLVVDTRSGKVLQRVAAPESLAVLFNPARNEVYVTHREAGKVSVIDAKSYKVVKSFDTPTHPNSLALSPDGKTLYVSVKQASSREKEATQPDDIIRIAL, from the coding sequence ATGTCTTTAGCTCATTTTTCTCCGTCGCGCCTGCATCGCGCACTGTTCCTCGGTTCATTGCTGCTGGCAGGCTCATTCAGCGCCCACGCAGCCGAAGAGATGCTACGCAAAGCGGTCGGTAAGGGCGCGTATGAGATGGCCGTCAGCCAGCAGGAGAACGCCGTATGGATTGCCACCTCGCAAAGCCGCAAAACCGATAAAGGCGGCGTGATTTACCGCCTCGACCCGGCCAACCTGGATATCACCCAGGCCATTCACAGCGATGTGAAGCCCTTTGGCGCGGCAATCAACCAGCAGACGCAGACGCTCTGGTTCGGCAATACCGTGAATGGTTCAGTCACCGCCGTCGATGCAAAAACCGGTGATATCAAAGGCCGCGTAGTGCTTGATGGGCGTAAACGTTCCGACACCGTGCGTCCGCTTAGCCCACGAGAACTGGTGGTAGATGACACCACCAATACGCTTTACGTTACCGGCGTGGGTAAAGAGAGCGCCATCTGGGTGGTTGACGGCGCAGCGATGACGCTGAAAAGCACAATTGCGAATACCGGCACATATAACACCGGGCTGGCGCTTGATGCCGCCGCGAAACGTCTTTACAGCACCAACGGGGATGGCGAACTGCTGACCATTGATACCGCCACTAACAAGATTATCGACCGCAAGAAGTTGCAGGATGATGGGAAAGAGCACTTCTACCTTAACCTGAGTCTTGATACCGCCGGTCACCGCGCCTTTATCACCGACTCGAAAGCGGCGGAAGTGCTGGTTGTCGATACCCGCTCAGGCAAGGTACTGCAACGCGTCGCCGCCCCGGAATCGCTGGCGGTGCTGTTTAATCCGGCGCGCAACGAAGTCTATGTCACGCACCGTGAGGCGGGTAAAGTGAGCGTTATCGACGCGAAGAGCTACAAGGTCGTGAAGAGCTTCGACACGCCGACGCACCCGAACAGCCTGGCGCTGTCGCCGGACGGCAAAACGCTCTACGTCAGCGTAAAACAGGCGTCGAGCCGTGAAAAAGAGGCTACGCAGCCGGACGATATCATTCGTATTGCGCTGTAA
- the pqqU gene encoding TonB-dependent receptor PqqU has product MKIISVTKVTLPVLLLPVALSTSAWAASGEQTMIVSAAPQAVSELDSPAAVSVVQGDDIRQAAPRVNLSESMGSVPGLQVQNRQNYAQDLQLSIRGFGSRSTYGVRGIRLYVDGIPATMPDGQGQTSNIDLNSVEHIDVLRGPFSALYGNASGGVMNVTTQTGREPATVEASSYYGSFGSWRYGMKATGAMGDGTHAGDVDYTASTTRFVTHGYRDRSGARKNLANAKLGVRIDDASKLNLIFNSVDIKADDAGGLSREEWRANPRQSPRADAFHTRKTIKQTQAGLRYERQLTERDDLSVMMYAGERETTQYQSIPRAPQLKPTHAGGVINLSRHYQGIDTRWTHKGELGVPMTFTAGLNYENMSEERKGYENFIMNGTTPQYGQKGNLRRNERNLMWNVDPYLQTAWQLTEKLSLDAGVRYSSVWFDSNDHYVTAQNGDDSGDASYHKWLPAASLKYAVTPAWNIYTAAGRGFETPTINELSYRSGDQSGLNFALKPATNDTLEIGSKTRIGNGLLTAALFRTDTDNEIVADSSSGGRTSYKNAGKTRRQGVELSVDQQFAGNWRAKAAWTWLDATYRSEVCGNASCEGNRIPGIARNMGFASLGWMPEEGWYAGADVRYMSNIMANDENSAKAPSYTVAGLNTGYKFNYGNWMMDLFGRVDNLFDRNYVGSVIVNESNNRYYEPAPERNYGVGLSVAYQFN; this is encoded by the coding sequence ATGAAAATCATTTCAGTTACAAAGGTCACGCTGCCCGTTTTGCTGCTGCCTGTTGCACTCTCTACCTCCGCCTGGGCGGCCTCTGGTGAGCAAACCATGATCGTCAGCGCTGCGCCGCAGGCGGTCTCGGAGCTTGATAGCCCCGCGGCGGTCAGCGTGGTTCAGGGCGATGATATTCGCCAGGCCGCGCCGCGCGTGAATCTCTCTGAATCAATGGGCAGCGTGCCGGGGTTGCAGGTGCAGAACCGACAGAACTACGCCCAGGATCTGCAACTCTCCATTCGCGGTTTTGGCTCGCGTTCCACCTATGGCGTGCGCGGCATTCGCCTCTATGTCGATGGTATTCCCGCCACCATGCCGGATGGCCAGGGGCAGACCTCGAATATCGATCTCAACAGTGTCGAGCATATTGATGTGCTGCGCGGCCCCTTTTCTGCCCTCTACGGCAATGCCTCCGGCGGCGTGATGAACGTGACGACGCAGACCGGGCGCGAACCGGCCACCGTCGAAGCGAGCAGCTATTACGGCAGCTTTGGCAGCTGGCGCTATGGTATGAAAGCCACCGGCGCAATGGGCGATGGCACCCACGCGGGAGATGTGGATTACACCGCCTCGACTACCCGCTTTGTTACCCACGGCTATCGCGACCGCAGCGGTGCGCGCAAAAATCTGGCTAACGCCAAGCTGGGCGTACGCATCGATGACGCCAGCAAGCTGAATCTCATCTTTAACAGTGTTGATATTAAAGCGGACGATGCGGGCGGGCTGAGCCGCGAAGAGTGGCGGGCCAATCCGCGCCAGTCGCCGCGCGCCGATGCGTTTCACACGCGCAAAACCATCAAGCAGACCCAGGCGGGCCTGCGCTATGAGCGTCAACTGACCGAGCGCGACGATCTGAGTGTGATGATGTATGCCGGTGAGCGTGAAACCACGCAGTATCAGTCGATTCCCCGCGCGCCGCAGCTCAAACCGACCCACGCTGGCGGGGTAATCAATCTGAGCCGCCACTACCAGGGCATTGATACGCGCTGGACGCACAAAGGCGAGCTGGGCGTGCCAATGACTTTCACCGCCGGGCTGAACTACGAAAACATGAGTGAAGAGCGTAAAGGCTATGAAAACTTCATCATGAATGGCACCACGCCGCAGTATGGGCAGAAAGGCAACCTGCGCCGTAACGAGCGCAACCTGATGTGGAACGTCGATCCCTATCTGCAAACGGCCTGGCAGCTTACTGAGAAACTGTCGCTGGATGCGGGCGTGCGCTATAGCTCGGTCTGGTTTGACTCCAACGACCACTATGTGACCGCGCAGAATGGCGATGACAGCGGCGATGCGAGTTACCACAAGTGGCTTCCGGCCGCCTCGCTGAAATATGCTGTCACTCCGGCGTGGAATATCTACACCGCCGCCGGACGCGGTTTCGAAACGCCGACCATCAACGAACTCTCTTACCGCTCCGGCGATCAGAGCGGGCTGAACTTCGCGCTGAAACCAGCCACCAACGACACGCTGGAGATCGGCAGCAAAACCCGCATCGGTAACGGTCTGCTGACGGCGGCGCTGTTCCGCACCGATACGGATAATGAAATTGTTGCCGACAGCAGCAGCGGCGGACGCACCAGCTATAAAAACGCCGGGAAAACGCGTCGCCAGGGTGTAGAACTCTCTGTCGATCAGCAGTTCGCCGGCAACTGGCGCGCGAAAGCGGCATGGACCTGGCTGGACGCAACCTACCGCAGCGAAGTGTGTGGTAACGCGTCCTGCGAAGGCAACCGCATTCCGGGCATCGCGCGCAATATGGGCTTTGCTTCACTCGGCTGGATGCCGGAGGAAGGCTGGTATGCCGGCGCGGACGTGCGTTATATGAGCAATATCATGGCCAATGATGAGAACAGCGCCAAAGCGCCCTCTTACACCGTCGCCGGGCTGAATACCGGGTATAAGTTCAACTACGGCAACTGGATGATGGATCTCTTTGGCCGCGTCGATAACCTCTTCGACCGTAACTATGTCGGGTCGGTGATCGTCAACGAATCCAATAACCGTTACTACGAACCGGCTCCGGAGCGTAACTACGGCGTTGGCTTATCGGTGGCCTACCAGTTTAATTAA
- a CDS encoding methyl-accepting chemotaxis protein: MSISQRVSNIKISRKLSVGFGVVLFLVAFATILSVLRFKEIRDVYVKTNLMYNINIEVFQAKINRLKYFYGDDKSGQVMANYVRHASELTASADALSWSSNERKIIDDVARNLATFQASIGEMQKATGDLRALRESLDKLSTEDLSARYTTLVRTPVADPAVMAQIYEQLFAISGVRDAALVVRYSPDAATRDRLEQQFAATASHVQALNSQLPGELQAPLQAIWENTVSYRTQALNYFTAWQALKVAEDKVKVGGDASSASLRDIIALVKAHNEELAYTSSSIAAITGAIAILLGMLVSWWVIRQITRPVHRNLALAERIASGDLSAHIRAQSRDELGQLTGAMGRMNDRLRDMIHEVRNSVTQLSHAATEIADGNTDLSSRTEQQAAAVVQTAASMEQLTATVKNNADNARNASSLAAQASKTASEGGTVMRQVVDTMGDINTSSNKIADITAVINSIAFQTNILALNAAVEAARAGEQGRGFAVVAGEVRSLSQRSSQAAKDIEQLINESVSRINIGSKLVVKAGETMDQVVQSVTRVNDIMGEISSASEEQSRGIEQIARAVGELDSTTQQNASLVSESSSAAGSLEEQARLLEELVAAFRLASDEVKPAKVQGGKSTLTPPTTRTAALAEEGWTTF, translated from the coding sequence ATGTCAATTAGCCAACGGGTAAGCAATATAAAAATTAGTCGAAAGCTGTCGGTCGGATTTGGTGTGGTTCTTTTTCTGGTCGCTTTTGCCACCATTCTCAGCGTGCTGCGTTTTAAAGAAATTCGCGACGTCTATGTAAAAACAAATTTGATGTACAACATCAATATTGAAGTATTCCAGGCAAAAATTAACCGCCTTAAATATTTTTATGGCGATGATAAATCAGGCCAGGTGATGGCTAACTATGTTCGTCACGCCTCCGAACTGACCGCCAGCGCCGACGCGCTCAGCTGGTCAAGCAACGAACGTAAAATCATTGATGATGTCGCCCGCAATTTAGCGACCTTTCAGGCCAGCATTGGCGAGATGCAAAAAGCGACCGGCGATCTGCGCGCCCTGCGTGAAAGCCTCGATAAACTGAGCACGGAAGATCTTTCCGCTCGCTATACCACGCTGGTACGTACCCCGGTGGCCGACCCGGCGGTGATGGCACAAATCTATGAGCAGCTCTTTGCCATCAGCGGCGTGCGCGATGCGGCGCTGGTCGTACGTTATAGCCCTGATGCAGCCACGCGCGATCGCCTTGAGCAGCAGTTCGCCGCTACCGCAAGCCACGTGCAGGCGCTGAACAGCCAGTTGCCGGGCGAACTGCAAGCCCCGTTACAGGCCATCTGGGAGAACACCGTCAGCTATCGCACCCAGGCGCTGAACTACTTTACCGCCTGGCAGGCGCTGAAAGTGGCGGAAGATAAAGTCAAAGTGGGCGGCGACGCCAGCAGCGCCTCACTGCGCGACATTATCGCGCTGGTGAAAGCGCATAACGAAGAGCTGGCCTACACCTCCAGTTCAATTGCCGCCATTACCGGCGCGATTGCCATTCTGCTCGGCATGCTGGTCTCCTGGTGGGTGATTCGCCAGATCACCCGGCCAGTGCACCGCAACCTGGCGCTGGCGGAACGCATTGCCAGCGGCGATCTGAGCGCGCACATCCGCGCGCAAAGCCGCGACGAGCTGGGGCAGTTAACCGGCGCGATGGGGCGGATGAATGACCGGCTGCGCGATATGATCCATGAAGTGCGCAACAGCGTCACTCAGCTCTCCCACGCGGCAACCGAGATTGCCGATGGCAACACCGATCTCTCGTCACGCACCGAACAGCAGGCCGCCGCTGTGGTGCAAACTGCGGCCAGTATGGAGCAGTTAACCGCGACGGTGAAAAACAACGCCGATAACGCGCGCAACGCCAGCAGCCTGGCAGCGCAGGCGTCGAAAACGGCCAGCGAAGGCGGCACGGTGATGCGCCAGGTGGTGGATACCATGGGCGATATCAACACCAGTTCTAACAAAATTGCTGACATTACCGCGGTGATTAATAGCATTGCGTTTCAGACCAATATTCTGGCGCTGAACGCGGCGGTGGAAGCGGCAAGGGCGGGCGAGCAGGGGCGCGGCTTTGCGGTGGTTGCCGGTGAAGTCCGCAGCCTGTCGCAGCGCAGTTCGCAGGCGGCAAAAGATATTGAACAGCTGATCAACGAATCGGTTTCGCGCATAAATATCGGCAGCAAACTGGTGGTTAAAGCGGGCGAGACGATGGATCAGGTGGTGCAGTCCGTCACGCGCGTCAACGATATTATGGGCGAGATCTCCTCCGCTTCCGAAGAGCAGAGCCGCGGTATTGAGCAGATTGCCCGCGCGGTCGGCGAGCTTGACAGCACCACCCAGCAGAACGCCTCGCTGGTAAGCGAATCCTCCTCCGCCGCGGGTTCGCTGGAGGAGCAGGCGCGCCTGCTGGAAGAGCTGGTTGCCGCCTTCCGTCTCGCCAGTGATGAGGTAAAACCGGCGAAGGTTCAGGGCGGTAAAAGCACGCTTACCCCGCCAACGACTCGTACAGCGGCGCTCGCCGAAGAGGGCTGGACCACCTTTTAA
- a CDS encoding GntR family transcriptional regulator: MLDLEKAQRTSLTMQVEASLKSALIVGALRPGARLITKEIADQLGTSITPVREALLRLVSAGALHATPAQAFLVPEVSAERYNEINQIRKNLEGMAARAASQNMTSDKLRELRTLAINVDEAMKSGNTEQALQANRAFRFSVYAHAGMPTLTALIEQLWVRIGPCYNYLYPSSEHLMRVQHYHDLLCALEEGDAFASERAVWRAIDEGSTIVHRQFER; the protein is encoded by the coding sequence ATGCTTGATTTGGAGAAAGCGCAGCGAACGAGTCTCACCATGCAGGTCGAGGCAAGTTTAAAGAGTGCGCTTATTGTCGGAGCCCTGAGACCCGGCGCCCGGCTTATCACGAAGGAAATCGCCGATCAGCTGGGTACGAGCATTACACCGGTTCGTGAAGCGTTACTGCGATTGGTTTCCGCAGGCGCGCTGCACGCCACACCGGCGCAGGCTTTTCTCGTGCCGGAGGTCAGTGCGGAACGCTATAACGAAATCAATCAGATTCGTAAAAACCTCGAAGGCATGGCCGCGCGAGCCGCCAGCCAGAACATGACCAGCGATAAGCTGCGTGAGCTGCGCACGCTGGCGATTAATGTTGATGAAGCGATGAAAAGCGGCAACACCGAGCAGGCGTTACAGGCCAATCGCGCGTTTCGTTTTAGCGTCTATGCCCACGCCGGCATGCCGACGCTCACCGCTTTAATTGAGCAGCTATGGGTGCGAATTGGCCCTTGCTATAACTACTTATATCCATCATCTGAACATCTGATGCGCGTGCAGCATTATCATGACCTGCTCTGTGCATTAGAAGAGGGTGATGCTTTTGCCAGTGAGCGCGCCGTCTGGCGAGCAATTGACGAAGGCTCAACTATCGTGCACAGACAGTTTGAACGCTAA
- a CDS encoding NADP-dependent oxidoreductase, translated as MNQHSHRNRRWVLASRPHGAPTTENFRLEEDEVASPGEGQVLLRTVYLSLDPYMRGRMSDAPSYSPPVKIGEVMCGGTVSRVVKSQHPDFAEGDWVLAGSGWQDYDIASGDDLVKLDSTIPHPSWALGILGMPGFTAYMGLLDIGQPKEGETLVVAAATGPVGATVGQIGKIKGCRVVGVAGGSEKCRHAVEVLGFDECIDHHADDFSERLAKACPQGIDIYYENVGGKVFDAVLPLLNTSARIPLCGLVSGYNATDLPEGPDRVPLLMATILKKRIRLQGFIIMQDYGHRLHEFQQEMASWLKQDRIHYREQVTEGLEQAPEAFIGLLEGKNFGKVVVKVASEN; from the coding sequence ATGAACCAACATTCACACCGCAACCGCCGCTGGGTACTGGCTTCGCGTCCGCATGGCGCGCCAACCACAGAGAATTTCCGGCTGGAGGAGGATGAGGTCGCCTCACCGGGCGAAGGCCAGGTGCTGCTGCGCACGGTCTATCTCTCCCTCGACCCCTATATGCGCGGACGCATGAGCGACGCGCCATCTTACTCGCCGCCGGTAAAAATCGGTGAAGTGATGTGCGGCGGTACCGTCAGCCGCGTCGTTAAATCGCAGCACCCGGACTTCGCCGAGGGCGACTGGGTTCTCGCCGGCAGCGGCTGGCAGGATTACGACATCGCCAGCGGCGATGATCTGGTGAAACTCGATAGCACCATTCCGCACCCCTCCTGGGCGCTGGGGATCCTTGGCATGCCGGGCTTTACCGCCTATATGGGCTTGCTGGATATCGGCCAGCCGAAAGAGGGCGAAACGCTGGTCGTCGCCGCAGCAACCGGGCCGGTTGGCGCAACGGTTGGTCAGATTGGCAAAATCAAAGGCTGTCGCGTGGTAGGTGTTGCGGGCGGCAGCGAGAAGTGTCGTCATGCCGTGGAAGTGCTCGGTTTTGATGAGTGTATCGATCACCATGCCGACGATTTTAGCGAGCGTCTGGCGAAGGCCTGCCCGCAGGGCATCGATATCTATTATGAGAACGTCGGCGGCAAAGTATTCGATGCCGTCCTGCCGTTATTAAATACCTCAGCGCGCATTCCGCTCTGTGGTCTGGTGAGCGGTTATAACGCCACCGACCTTCCGGAAGGCCCGGATCGCGTTCCATTATTAATGGCGACGATTCTGAAGAAGCGTATTCGATTGCAGGGGTTTATTATCATGCAGGATTATGGTCACCGGCTGCATGAATTCCAGCAGGAGATGGCAAGCTGGCTGAAACAGGATCGCATTCATTACCGCGAGCAGGTAACGGAGGGTCTTGAGCAGGCGCCAGAGGCGTTTATCGGCTTACTGGAAGGGAAAAACTTCGGCAAAGTTGTAGTAAAAGTAGCCTCAGAAAACTAA
- a CDS encoding helix-turn-helix domain-containing protein translates to MNTISDNINQRISARIRLERESRGWSLTELAERAGVSRAMIHKIERAESSPTATLLARICGAFAISMSTLIARAEMQEGKLLRFASQPVWRDPQTHYLRRHVSPRSDLPIDLVQIELPPGSDIPMPASSYALARQLIWLQEGSLVFLEGETRHEMQPGDCLELGPPNDCRFINETLAPCRYLVVRLNHAAT, encoded by the coding sequence ATGAATACTATCTCAGACAATATAAATCAACGGATCAGTGCGCGAATTCGCCTTGAGCGCGAGTCGCGCGGCTGGTCGCTGACGGAACTCGCCGAACGCGCGGGTGTGTCGCGGGCAATGATCCACAAAATCGAGCGGGCAGAGAGCAGCCCAACGGCAACGCTGCTGGCGCGCATCTGCGGCGCGTTTGCCATTAGTATGTCGACGTTGATTGCCCGCGCAGAGATGCAGGAGGGCAAACTGCTGCGCTTCGCCAGCCAGCCGGTGTGGCGCGATCCGCAAACCCACTATCTGCGCCGCCATGTTTCGCCGCGCAGCGACCTGCCAATCGATCTGGTGCAGATTGAGCTGCCGCCCGGCAGCGATATCCCGATGCCTGCCTCCTCTTATGCGCTGGCGCGCCAGCTTATCTGGTTACAGGAAGGCAGCCTGGTGTTTCTCGAAGGCGAAACGCGCCATGAGATGCAGCCTGGGGATTGTCTGGAATTGGGCCCGCCAAACGACTGCCGATTTATCAACGAAACCCTTGCGCCGTGCCGCTATCTGGTGGTGCGCCTCAATCATGCCGCCACGTAA